The following are encoded in a window of Stigmatella erecta genomic DNA:
- a CDS encoding GspE/PulE family protein produces the protein MPNGPDGFAELSQFQLDRNSLRLLPEPFCRRHLVVVLGKVDPEKPNAPVTVGMVKPDAVHLLQQIGDLLERPIQPVRLNRYEIDSALEAGFGAGPRVLANVVIRPVPPSKSQPSAVELVNHILALAVDKKASDIHIESYPGDVDLRLRIDGILHQMYTDMDPETVHEVVSRIKILAEMDITERRKPQDGRIRAVIDRGLDDRKTIDYRVSVVPSPTGEDVVIRILDSDAGLVPVSKLGMNAEMQRVFLQLLVNPEGLVLVTGPTGSGKTTTLYSALAQLNDGRRKIITAEDPIEYYVPKVNQKQVSQQMSYATLLRALLRQDPNVLLVGEVRDLETGSTALNAARTGHLVLGTLHTADAVGAIGRLRGLELDNTDIADALLAVLAQRLARRVCEKCSEEDVPTEEQKVLFGSLLDGIQPRKGRGCAHCHHTGYRSRVGIFELLLVDPGMQDLIVAGAHNAQIRKYAREHFFKTMVDDALEKIAAGLTTLDELIRVVPYRHIIATRDERRG, from the coding sequence ATGCCGAACGGCCCCGACGGCTTCGCCGAGCTCTCCCAGTTTCAGCTGGATCGCAACTCCCTGCGGCTGCTTCCCGAGCCCTTCTGCCGCCGCCACCTGGTGGTGGTGCTGGGCAAGGTGGATCCCGAGAAGCCCAACGCCCCGGTGACGGTGGGCATGGTGAAGCCGGACGCCGTGCACCTGCTCCAGCAGATTGGAGACTTGCTGGAGCGGCCCATCCAGCCGGTGCGGCTCAACCGCTACGAGATCGACTCCGCCCTGGAGGCGGGCTTCGGCGCCGGGCCCCGCGTGCTGGCGAACGTCGTCATCCGTCCCGTTCCGCCCTCCAAGTCCCAGCCGTCCGCGGTGGAGCTCGTCAACCACATCCTCGCCCTGGCGGTGGACAAGAAGGCCTCGGACATCCACATCGAGAGCTACCCGGGGGATGTGGACCTGCGCCTGCGCATCGACGGCATCCTCCACCAGATGTACACGGACATGGATCCGGAGACGGTCCACGAGGTGGTCAGCCGCATCAAGATCCTCGCGGAGATGGACATCACCGAGCGCCGCAAGCCCCAGGACGGCCGCATCCGTGCCGTCATCGACCGGGGTCTGGATGACCGGAAGACCATCGACTACCGCGTGAGCGTGGTGCCGAGCCCCACGGGCGAGGACGTCGTCATCCGCATCCTCGACTCGGACGCGGGGCTCGTCCCGGTCTCCAAGCTCGGGATGAACGCGGAGATGCAGCGCGTTTTCCTGCAACTGCTCGTCAACCCCGAGGGGCTCGTACTCGTGACGGGGCCCACGGGCAGCGGCAAGACGACGACGCTGTACTCGGCCCTGGCGCAGCTCAACGACGGCCGGCGGAAGATCATCACCGCCGAGGACCCCATCGAGTACTACGTCCCCAAGGTCAACCAGAAGCAGGTCAGCCAGCAGATGTCCTACGCCACCCTGCTGCGCGCCCTGCTGCGGCAGGATCCGAACGTGCTCCTGGTGGGCGAGGTGCGTGACCTGGAGACGGGCAGCACCGCCCTCAACGCGGCCCGCACGGGCCACCTCGTGCTGGGCACGCTGCACACCGCGGACGCGGTGGGGGCCATCGGGCGCCTGCGGGGCCTGGAGCTGGACAACACGGACATCGCGGATGCGTTGCTGGCCGTCCTGGCGCAGCGCCTGGCCCGCCGCGTCTGCGAGAAGTGCTCGGAGGAGGATGTGCCCACCGAGGAGCAGAAGGTGCTCTTCGGGTCCCTGCTGGACGGCATCCAGCCACGCAAGGGGCGGGGGTGTGCCCACTGCCATCACACGGGCTACCGCAGCCGGGTGGGCATCTTCGAGCTGCTCCTGGTGGACCCGGGCATGCAGGATCTCATCGTCGCGGGCGCCCACAACGCGCAGATCCGCAAGTACGCGCGGGAGCACTTCTTCAAGACGATGGTCGATGACGCCCTGGAGAAGATCGCCGCGGGGCTGACCACCCTGGATGAGCTCATCCGCGTGGTGCCCTACCGGCACATCATCGCGACCCGCGACGAGCGGCGGGGCTGA
- a CDS encoding neutral/alkaline ceramidase has protein sequence MPKSAGCWGLWALVLALGACSPEDVFERAPDALEEAQGALTGACAGNTAFQVGSGIYDITGPAAELGMMGYAMLDQKTAGIHQRLRARAFVIASPCNGKRVAFVSADAGQIFQGVRQQVVERLKARYGGLYSEENVVLSATHTHSGPGGFSHYALYNLTTLGYDRQNFEAIVDGIVQAIVRAHTHLAPGSLRIASGDLLGASINRSPEAYLRNPAAERGQSPHDTDKRMTLLRLQGAEGSEVGLINWFAVHGTSMGNGNRLISGDNKGYASYLFEKEKGSDYFASKTFVAAFAQSNEGDATPNIHGGTDGGGANDFESTELSGRKQYTLAKQLYAGATQPVTGAVDYRHAYVKMDEVTVAPKYTDGLLRTTCEAAIGVSMLAGAEDGPGFGSEGATCEQIHGVWSEFACGLTTTSCQAEKPIVLEMGTMVPYPWTPEVLPLQVVTLGNLALVAVPFEMTTMAGRRLRQTVLAQLAPVGVDQVVIAGLSNAYAGYLVTREEYAKQDYEGASTHFGPWTLAAVQQETERLAEALRLSAPVPPGPTPRDLRNEQTTLQTGVVFDDKLLWVEFGSVVTQANAAYTRGQTVSVKFWGAHPKNNLRRQGSFLQVQRKSGSAWLPVAYDWDWETKYHWERNNCVPTLACSHVTTEWTIPATALPGTYRIRHDGDWKSGWDGAIRPYTGYSREFTVQ, from the coding sequence ATGCCAAAGTCAGCGGGTTGCTGGGGGCTCTGGGCGCTGGTGCTCGCACTGGGGGCGTGCAGTCCGGAGGATGTCTTCGAACGGGCGCCTGACGCCCTCGAGGAGGCGCAGGGGGCGCTGACGGGCGCGTGCGCGGGCAACACCGCGTTTCAGGTGGGCTCGGGCATCTACGACATCACCGGTCCCGCCGCGGAGCTGGGGATGATGGGCTACGCGATGCTCGACCAGAAGACGGCGGGCATTCACCAGCGCCTGCGCGCCCGTGCGTTCGTCATCGCCTCGCCCTGCAACGGCAAGCGCGTGGCCTTCGTCAGCGCGGACGCGGGGCAGATCTTCCAGGGCGTGCGGCAGCAGGTGGTGGAGCGCCTGAAGGCGCGCTACGGCGGCCTCTACTCGGAGGAGAACGTGGTGCTCAGCGCCACGCACACGCACAGCGGCCCGGGGGGCTTCTCGCACTACGCGCTCTACAACCTGACCACCCTGGGGTACGACCGGCAGAACTTCGAGGCCATCGTGGATGGCATCGTCCAGGCCATCGTCCGGGCGCACACCCACCTCGCGCCGGGCAGCCTGCGCATCGCCTCGGGGGACCTGCTGGGCGCCAGCATCAACCGCTCGCCCGAGGCGTACCTGCGCAACCCCGCGGCGGAGCGGGGCCAGAGCCCCCACGACACGGACAAGCGCATGACGCTGCTGCGGCTCCAGGGCGCGGAGGGCTCGGAGGTGGGGCTCATCAACTGGTTCGCCGTGCACGGCACGTCCATGGGCAACGGCAACCGGCTCATCAGCGGGGACAACAAGGGCTACGCCTCGTACCTCTTCGAGAAGGAGAAGGGCTCGGACTACTTCGCCTCGAAGACGTTCGTCGCGGCCTTCGCCCAGAGCAACGAAGGGGATGCGACGCCCAACATTCATGGCGGCACGGACGGGGGCGGGGCCAACGACTTCGAGAGCACGGAGCTGTCGGGCCGCAAGCAGTACACCCTGGCGAAGCAGCTCTACGCGGGGGCCACGCAGCCCGTGACGGGCGCGGTGGACTACCGGCATGCCTACGTGAAGATGGACGAAGTCACCGTGGCCCCGAAGTACACGGATGGCCTTCTGCGCACCACGTGCGAGGCGGCCATTGGCGTCTCCATGCTGGCGGGCGCGGAGGATGGGCCGGGCTTCGGCAGCGAGGGGGCCACCTGTGAGCAGATTCACGGGGTGTGGAGCGAGTTCGCCTGCGGGCTCACCACGACGTCCTGTCAGGCGGAGAAGCCCATCGTGCTGGAGATGGGGACGATGGTGCCCTACCCGTGGACGCCGGAGGTGCTCCCGTTGCAGGTGGTGACGCTGGGCAACCTGGCGCTGGTGGCGGTGCCCTTCGAGATGACGACGATGGCGGGCCGGCGGCTGCGCCAGACCGTCCTGGCGCAGCTCGCGCCCGTGGGGGTGGATCAGGTGGTGATCGCCGGGCTGTCGAACGCCTACGCGGGCTACCTGGTCACGCGCGAGGAGTACGCGAAGCAGGACTACGAGGGGGCCTCCACGCACTTCGGGCCGTGGACGCTGGCTGCGGTGCAGCAGGAGACGGAGCGCCTGGCGGAGGCCCTGCGCCTGAGCGCCCCGGTGCCCCCGGGCCCCACCCCCCGGGATCTGCGGAACGAGCAGACGACCCTGCAGACCGGGGTGGTGTTCGACGACAAGCTGCTGTGGGTGGAGTTCGGCAGCGTCGTGACCCAGGCGAATGCCGCGTACACGCGGGGCCAGACGGTGAGCGTGAAGTTCTGGGGAGCCCACCCGAAGAACAACCTGCGGCGGCAGGGCTCCTTCCTCCAGGTGCAGCGCAAGTCGGGCTCGGCGTGGCTCCCCGTGGCGTACGACTGGGACTGGGAGACGAAGTACCACTGGGAGCGCAACAACTGCGTGCCCACGCTGGCCTGCTCGCACGTCACCACCGAGTGGACGATCCCCGCCACGGCGCTTCCCGGCACGTACCGCATCCGGCACGACGGGGACTGGAAGTCCGGCTGGGATGGGGCCATTCGCCCCTATACGGGCTACTCCCGAGAGTTTACCGTTCAGTAA
- a CDS encoding HsdM family class I SAM-dependent methyltransferase produces the protein MPRARSGPPAVDEEALVHRFPGLDRRRLGAYYTPAPLVERTLGLALALLGPGPLSIVDPACGAGAFLSAAARLSPKAQLLGLEVTGEAAQLCQARVPSAEVHVGDALRGGLEPLLTRIPQAHRELWVGNPPYNGTSPVLKDRNTYARLRALLPHALPPGTSLRDDFAFFLLIAAHRLRTRPGVLAFITPSTLLDAFLYSPLRQALLGSLTLHQVVDLGAGAFANTQVRTCITVWSSLPAPATPIPFERGEWKTAFTPAPPEWRLAPTPPEAAALDARWQEQGEPLTELVPVSLPGVKTRFDELLVDGDPERLLERLRHFARTPPRGLRAFMKAHGIPSTLLPKLRALQEGPAFHVESSCVRPFFRYAGARHRGAIPPEARAFCYLDRRLIPRGDHRLRGPYDPHRGAVKLLFNVRELPLSAALLEEEGCVHDHRHARFAPLWVPQRVREEGLDVTRDVSSVQDLGPLVPNLSPRGLAWAERLGGPLPVFRELVRFLNGPQVQQVWAPVFGASRVLPIPLPPP, from the coding sequence ATGCCTCGCGCCCGCTCCGGACCCCCAGCAGTTGACGAAGAAGCGCTGGTCCATCGGTTTCCCGGCCTGGACCGGCGGCGCCTGGGTGCCTACTACACCCCTGCCCCGCTGGTGGAGCGCACGCTGGGGCTCGCCCTCGCCCTCCTGGGCCCCGGCCCCCTGTCCATCGTGGATCCCGCCTGTGGCGCCGGCGCGTTCCTGTCCGCCGCGGCCCGCTTGAGCCCCAAGGCCCAGTTGCTGGGTCTGGAAGTCACCGGGGAAGCCGCCCAGCTGTGCCAGGCCCGCGTGCCATCGGCCGAGGTGCATGTGGGCGATGCCCTGCGGGGAGGCCTGGAGCCGTTGCTCACGCGCATCCCGCAGGCCCACCGGGAGCTGTGGGTGGGCAACCCGCCCTACAACGGCACGTCCCCCGTGCTGAAGGACCGGAACACCTATGCCCGGCTCCGCGCGCTCCTGCCGCATGCGCTCCCCCCCGGCACGAGCCTTCGGGACGACTTCGCCTTCTTCCTTCTCATCGCCGCGCATAGGCTCCGCACCCGCCCCGGGGTACTGGCCTTCATCACCCCCTCCACCCTCCTCGACGCCTTCCTCTATTCCCCGCTGCGCCAGGCCCTGCTGGGCTCGCTGACGCTCCACCAGGTGGTGGATCTGGGCGCGGGCGCGTTCGCCAACACCCAGGTCCGCACCTGCATCACCGTCTGGAGTTCCCTGCCCGCCCCTGCCACCCCCATCCCCTTCGAGCGCGGGGAGTGGAAGACCGCCTTCACCCCCGCGCCCCCCGAGTGGCGGCTGGCCCCCACGCCCCCCGAGGCAGCGGCGCTCGATGCGCGCTGGCAAGAACAAGGAGAGCCCCTCACCGAGCTGGTCCCCGTGAGCCTGCCCGGGGTGAAGACGCGCTTCGACGAGCTGCTGGTGGACGGTGACCCGGAGCGGCTCCTCGAGCGCCTGCGCCACTTCGCCCGGACCCCGCCCCGGGGGCTGCGCGCCTTCATGAAGGCCCACGGCATCCCCAGCACGCTGCTGCCCAAGCTGCGCGCCCTCCAGGAGGGCCCCGCGTTCCACGTGGAGTCCTCCTGCGTGCGCCCCTTCTTCCGCTACGCCGGCGCCCGCCACCGGGGCGCGATTCCGCCCGAGGCCCGCGCCTTCTGCTACCTGGACCGGCGCCTCATTCCCCGCGGGGACCACCGGCTGCGTGGGCCGTATGATCCCCACCGCGGCGCGGTGAAGCTGCTCTTCAACGTGCGCGAGCTGCCGCTCTCCGCGGCCCTTCTGGAGGAGGAGGGCTGCGTGCACGACCACCGCCACGCCCGCTTCGCGCCCCTCTGGGTGCCCCAGCGCGTCCGCGAGGAAGGGCTCGACGTCACCCGCGACGTGTCCTCCGTGCAGGACCTGGGGCCCCTCGTTCCCAACCTCTCCCCGCGGGGCCTCGCCTGGGCGGAGCGGCTCGGAGGCCCCCTTCCCGTCTTCCGCGAGCTGGTGCGCTTCCTCAACGGCCCTCAGGTCCAGCAGGTCTGGGCCCCCGTCTTCGGCGCCTCGCGCGTTCTGCCCATCCCCCTGCCGCCTCCGTGA
- a CDS encoding S1 family peptidase produces the protein MTRKLNALSTVTALVAGLATAQGFAAPSEVSVHPDMVSQMQKDFGLSEAQVQRRLAFEAAVPGIEKSLKGELSNRFGGSWLSKDGLQLIVGVTNEADAALVRSAGAEPQMVTHTLEQLEEIKAALDGNAWSADKSIHAWYVDERTNSVVIEAAPGMSQWKAQGFAALAGEKKAAIRIVESAEAPRPLAEIIGGAAYYINSAGRCSVGFAVTAGGFVTAGHCGKVGNSATGASGGAGTFRGSSFPGNDYAWVQATSNWTSTNKVAGISSRVAGSTAAAVGASICRSGSTTGVYCGSIQAKNATVNYSQGSVSGLTRTNVCAEPGDSGGSWMSGTQAQGVTSGGSGNCSSGGTTYFQPVGEILSAYGLSLTR, from the coding sequence ATGACTCGCAAGCTCAACGCGCTGTCCACGGTTACGGCTCTGGTTGCAGGACTGGCTACGGCTCAAGGCTTCGCCGCTCCTTCCGAGGTCTCCGTCCATCCCGACATGGTGTCGCAGATGCAGAAGGACTTCGGGCTCAGCGAGGCGCAGGTTCAGCGCCGGCTCGCGTTCGAGGCGGCGGTCCCGGGCATCGAGAAGTCCCTCAAGGGTGAGCTGAGCAACCGCTTCGGCGGCTCGTGGCTGAGCAAGGACGGTCTGCAGCTCATCGTTGGCGTCACCAACGAGGCCGACGCGGCCCTGGTACGCAGCGCCGGCGCCGAGCCCCAGATGGTCACCCACACCCTGGAGCAGCTCGAGGAGATCAAGGCCGCCCTGGACGGCAACGCCTGGAGCGCCGACAAGTCCATCCACGCCTGGTACGTCGATGAGCGCACCAACAGCGTGGTGATCGAGGCCGCGCCGGGCATGTCGCAGTGGAAGGCCCAGGGCTTTGCCGCCCTGGCCGGGGAGAAGAAGGCCGCGATTCGCATCGTGGAGTCGGCCGAGGCCCCCCGCCCGCTGGCCGAGATCATCGGTGGAGCGGCCTACTACATTAACAGCGCCGGCCGCTGCTCCGTCGGCTTCGCCGTGACCGCCGGCGGCTTCGTGACCGCGGGCCACTGCGGCAAGGTGGGCAACTCCGCCACGGGCGCCAGCGGCGGCGCGGGCACCTTCCGGGGCTCGTCCTTCCCCGGCAACGACTACGCGTGGGTGCAGGCCACCTCGAACTGGACCTCGACCAACAAGGTGGCCGGCATCAGCTCGCGCGTCGCGGGCTCCACGGCCGCCGCGGTGGGCGCGTCGATCTGCCGCTCCGGCTCCACGACGGGCGTGTACTGCGGCTCCATCCAGGCCAAGAACGCCACCGTCAACTACTCGCAGGGCTCCGTCTCCGGCCTGACCCGCACCAACGTCTGCGCGGAGCCGGGTGACTCGGGCGGCTCGTGGATGTCCGGCACCCAGGCCCAGGGCGTGACGTCCGGTGGCTCCGGCAACTGCTCCTCCGGCGGCACCACGTACTTCCAGCCGGTCGGTGAGATCCTCAGCGCCTACGGCCTGAGCCTGACCCGCTAA
- a CDS encoding amidohydrolase family protein — MAKLSRRVFTLGLGALGLGSLLPLGCTASRPPPGAPLPSGGDFLLTNAYLLTMDPELGDIPGGSVLVRQGQILAVGRGLTAPGVPVLDAGGKLVLPGLVDTHWHMWNTLLRSFAGTQKTEGYFPTIAAFGKNMRPGDLYQGTRLAAAEALACGITTVHDYCHNVRSFEHASADLQALRDTGLRARWSFGWPQGLTPEQGLDLEGLGRLHSDWTAHANGGLISLGMAWPGIQRMGGRAPEPLYREELRFARERKLPISVHASSQRGATGQIGEFARQGLLGPDMQIIHALFATEDEIQAMADAGTAVSVSPRSEMRIGYGLPRFLAFLRKGVKLGLSIDTTVLTGNANLFDVMKTARDVENARAESEFEWTGRQLLELGTLGGARSLGLDGRIGSLTPGKRADLIAVSTQQVNMGVAPDPVNLVIEAAQPGNIDTVIVEGRILKHAGVLTALAPEQIVSEASEALAQLRARTQWR; from the coding sequence ATGGCGAAGCTCTCCCGACGTGTTTTCACCCTGGGCCTTGGAGCCCTGGGCCTCGGCAGCCTCCTGCCGCTGGGTTGCACCGCCTCCCGTCCTCCCCCCGGCGCGCCCCTGCCCTCCGGCGGGGACTTCCTGCTGACGAACGCCTACCTGCTGACGATGGACCCGGAGCTCGGGGACATTCCGGGTGGCTCGGTGCTCGTGCGCCAGGGGCAAATCCTCGCCGTGGGCCGCGGCCTCACCGCGCCCGGCGTTCCCGTGCTGGATGCCGGGGGCAAGCTGGTGCTGCCCGGCCTGGTCGATACGCACTGGCACATGTGGAACACGCTGCTGCGCAGCTTCGCCGGGACGCAGAAGACCGAGGGCTATTTCCCCACCATCGCCGCGTTCGGAAAGAACATGCGGCCCGGGGATCTCTACCAGGGCACCCGGCTGGCCGCCGCCGAGGCCCTGGCGTGCGGCATCACCACCGTCCACGACTACTGCCACAATGTCCGGAGCTTCGAGCATGCCTCCGCCGACCTCCAGGCGCTCCGGGACACGGGCCTGCGCGCCCGCTGGTCCTTCGGCTGGCCGCAGGGGCTCACCCCGGAGCAGGGGCTTGATCTGGAGGGCCTCGGGCGGCTGCACTCGGACTGGACGGCCCATGCGAATGGCGGCCTGATTTCACTCGGCATGGCCTGGCCCGGCATTCAGCGCATGGGCGGCCGGGCGCCGGAGCCCCTCTACCGGGAAGAGCTGCGCTTCGCGCGCGAGCGGAAGCTGCCCATCTCCGTCCATGCCTCCAGCCAGCGCGGCGCCACCGGCCAGATTGGGGAGTTCGCCCGGCAGGGGCTCCTGGGCCCCGACATGCAGATCATCCACGCGCTCTTCGCCACGGAGGACGAAATCCAGGCGATGGCCGACGCGGGCACGGCGGTCAGCGTGTCGCCCCGCTCCGAGATGCGCATCGGCTATGGTCTTCCCAGGTTCTTGGCCTTCCTCCGCAAAGGGGTGAAGCTGGGCCTTTCCATCGACACCACCGTCCTGACGGGCAACGCCAACCTCTTCGATGTCATGAAGACGGCGCGGGATGTCGAGAACGCCCGGGCGGAGAGTGAGTTCGAGTGGACGGGGCGCCAGTTGCTCGAGCTGGGAACACTGGGGGGCGCCCGCTCGCTGGGGCTCGATGGGCGGATTGGCTCGCTCACACCGGGGAAGCGCGCGGACCTGATTGCCGTCTCCACCCAGCAGGTGAACATGGGCGTCGCGCCGGATCCCGTGAACCTCGTCATCGAAGCGGCCCAGCCGGGAAACATCGACACGGTCATCGTGGAGGGCCGCATCCTCAAGCACGCGGGCGTGCTGACCGCCTTGGCACCGGAGCAAATCGTCTCGGAGGCATCGGAGGCCCTGGCGCAACTGCGCGCTAGGACACAGTGGCGGTGA
- a CDS encoding VOC family protein, whose protein sequence is MHRSRLVGIVIDCKTEDFDTATRFWSQALGRPIGPKDPESPHYADLKMEPDEPLVLVQKVDHPSRVHLDIETDDIEAEVKRLEALGAKRVEFIKRWWVMEAPTGQRFCVVRPQRDGKLGPHANEWGNTSP, encoded by the coding sequence ATGCACCGCAGCCGTTTGGTTGGCATCGTCATCGACTGCAAGACGGAGGACTTCGACACCGCAACCCGCTTCTGGAGCCAGGCCCTGGGCAGGCCGATCGGCCCCAAGGATCCCGAAAGCCCCCATTACGCGGATCTGAAGATGGAGCCGGATGAGCCCCTCGTCCTCGTCCAGAAGGTGGATCACCCGAGCCGTGTCCACCTGGACATCGAGACGGATGACATCGAGGCGGAGGTGAAGCGCCTCGAGGCGCTCGGCGCCAAGCGGGTGGAGTTCATCAAGCGCTGGTGGGTCATGGAGGCGCCCACCGGCCAGCGCTTCTGCGTGGTGCGGCCCCAGCGCGACGGAAAGCTCGGTCCCCACGCGAACGAGTGGGGAAACACCTCTCCTTAG
- a CDS encoding glutamine amidotransferase — MNSQTFNAWKFVSLSPLPLWALVLLGVGLVLGIGLAAWGVRREPSRWRKILLWTLRVGAGLAALFFLLEPGIRNLQVARMKNRVAVLVDRSASMGFAVEPGGPTRSAQVASFLERAAPQLAALQDRFTVELYGVDPELAPVTPATLASEPPRAGTTDLLSALRAAGAGSQGARKLSGVLLFSDGADNAELAAGVVGRARSALADLGVPVSTFTVGQEALKDLSIEGLKVDDFAFVRNSLTVEVEIHGRGFSGKDIPVVLSQEGKTVASKSVRFGSQDDMKPVAFTFTPDQTGRFVYTVTVPTFPDEAVSDNNTRSFTLKVIRDRVRVLLVVGRPSWDERFLRGLLRQDANVDMVSFYILRTQTDETGVVNPERELSLIPFPMEEIFDTKLDTFDVVIFQNFGHVDPQLSIAGFERNLEQYVHNGGAFVMIGGDSVLGEGRAMMPTLMEALPVEAAGPANPEPFKARLTPEGLRHPVTALGSGASSTESAWAELPPMAGINSTRARQGATVLLDHPFHTVDGKNAPLVAVWDYGRGRALTLASDASWYWAFTAHREGSPNRAYDRFWSNALRWLVRDPDLTTLRVSADPPSVEPGKPVGVVISARTSDYQPAQEAQVRVELFSVATQKPVAVQTGTTGADGVVRLEFPPPEPGPYKLLATAKKGETDLGKGEDAVAVRAVGPELSDASVRPALMEQIAKVTGGKSYRLPLDSLPDVPLLDPPVVEVGRAKDQPLWDRWYYLVALVALLGAEWFARRRFGYV, encoded by the coding sequence ATGAACTCACAGACCTTCAACGCCTGGAAATTCGTCAGCCTCTCCCCGTTGCCCCTCTGGGCCCTGGTGCTCCTGGGCGTGGGGCTCGTGCTCGGCATCGGGCTGGCGGCGTGGGGCGTGCGCCGCGAGCCCTCGCGCTGGCGCAAGATCCTGCTGTGGACGCTGCGGGTGGGGGCGGGGCTCGCGGCCCTGTTCTTCCTGCTGGAGCCGGGCATCCGCAACCTCCAGGTGGCCCGGATGAAGAACCGGGTGGCGGTGCTGGTGGACCGCTCGGCCTCCATGGGCTTCGCGGTGGAGCCCGGTGGCCCCACGCGCTCGGCGCAGGTGGCCTCCTTCCTGGAGCGGGCCGCGCCGCAGCTCGCCGCGCTGCAGGACCGCTTCACGGTGGAGCTGTACGGGGTGGACCCGGAACTGGCCCCCGTGACGCCCGCCACGCTCGCCAGCGAGCCGCCGCGCGCGGGCACCACGGACCTGCTGTCGGCGCTGCGGGCCGCGGGGGCGGGCTCCCAGGGCGCGCGCAAGCTCTCCGGCGTGCTGCTCTTCAGCGACGGGGCGGACAACGCGGAGCTGGCCGCGGGCGTGGTGGGGCGCGCCCGCTCGGCGCTGGCGGACCTGGGCGTGCCGGTGTCCACCTTCACCGTGGGCCAGGAGGCGCTCAAGGACCTGTCCATCGAAGGGCTGAAGGTGGATGACTTCGCCTTCGTGCGCAACTCGCTCACCGTGGAGGTGGAGATCCACGGCCGGGGTTTCTCCGGCAAGGACATCCCCGTGGTGCTCAGCCAGGAGGGCAAGACGGTGGCGAGCAAGTCGGTGCGCTTCGGCTCGCAGGACGACATGAAGCCGGTGGCCTTCACCTTCACCCCGGACCAGACGGGGCGCTTCGTCTACACCGTCACGGTGCCCACCTTCCCGGACGAGGCGGTGAGCGACAACAACACCCGCTCCTTCACCCTCAAGGTCATCCGGGACCGGGTGCGCGTGCTGCTCGTCGTGGGGCGGCCCTCGTGGGACGAGCGCTTCCTGCGCGGGCTGCTGCGCCAGGACGCCAACGTGGACATGGTGTCCTTCTACATCCTGCGCACGCAGACGGACGAGACGGGGGTGGTGAACCCCGAGCGCGAGCTGTCGCTGATTCCCTTCCCCATGGAGGAGATCTTCGACACGAAGCTGGACACGTTCGACGTCGTCATCTTCCAGAACTTCGGCCACGTGGATCCGCAGCTGTCCATCGCGGGCTTCGAGCGCAACCTGGAGCAGTACGTCCACAACGGCGGCGCGTTCGTGATGATTGGCGGCGACAGCGTGCTGGGCGAGGGCCGCGCGATGATGCCCACGCTGATGGAGGCGCTGCCGGTGGAGGCCGCGGGCCCGGCGAACCCCGAGCCCTTCAAGGCCCGGCTGACGCCCGAGGGGCTGCGCCACCCGGTGACGGCGCTGGGCAGCGGGGCCTCCAGCACCGAGAGCGCGTGGGCGGAGCTGCCGCCCATGGCGGGCATCAACTCCACGCGGGCCCGGCAGGGGGCGACGGTGCTGCTCGACCACCCCTTCCACACGGTGGACGGGAAGAACGCGCCGCTGGTGGCGGTGTGGGACTACGGCCGGGGCCGGGCACTGACGCTGGCCTCGGACGCGAGCTGGTACTGGGCGTTCACGGCGCACCGGGAGGGCTCGCCCAACCGCGCGTATGACCGCTTCTGGAGCAACGCGCTGCGCTGGCTGGTGAGGGATCCGGACCTGACGACGCTGCGGGTCTCCGCGGATCCCCCGTCCGTGGAGCCGGGCAAGCCGGTGGGCGTGGTCATCTCGGCGCGGACCTCGGACTACCAGCCGGCGCAGGAGGCGCAGGTCCGGGTGGAGCTGTTCTCGGTGGCCACGCAGAAGCCGGTGGCGGTGCAGACGGGCACCACGGGGGCCGACGGCGTGGTGCGGCTGGAGTTCCCGCCGCCCGAGCCGGGGCCGTACAAGCTGCTGGCCACGGCCAAGAAGGGCGAGACGGACCTGGGCAAGGGCGAGGACGCCGTGGCGGTGCGGGCGGTGGGCCCGGAGCTGTCGGACGCCTCGGTGCGCCCGGCGCTGATGGAGCAGATCGCCAAGGTGACGGGGGGCAAGTCCTACCGCCTGCCCCTGGACAGCCTGCCGGACGTGCCGCTGCTGGATCCGCCCGTGGTGGAGGTGGGCCGTGCGAAGGACCAGCCCTTGTGGGACCGCTGGTATTACCTGGTGGCCCTGGTGGCGCTGCTGGGCGCCGAGTGGTTCGCCCGGCGCCGGTTCGGCTACGTCTAA